The Leguminivora glycinivorella isolate SPB_JAAS2020 chromosome 17, LegGlyc_1.1, whole genome shotgun sequence genome has a window encoding:
- the LOC125235222 gene encoding uncharacterized protein LOC125235222, with amino-acid sequence MDTLNEYTLELPDLIPFDPALWFALVEPMFAAVGVVDDTKKYFWVVSKLKSSEAKELGDVLMDPLENGQYDKLKTAMIDRLYSEKEAKKFVGDKPSVFFLHLKILGRFLVPEEVILKLWMERLPLHVKTILELVARQPKKELDKVAITKIADVIAENFAPKSVVTMTTDQVKILLQEVADLKQQMVEIKALVMKLVAQRDGPQSRSRGRSRRRSTSRSSSAGITRVCWYHRVYGGDAHNCVSPCSY; translated from the coding sequence ATGGATACCCTAAATGAGTATACGCTGGAATTACCAGATTTAATTCCTTTTGACCCTGCCCTGTGGTTCGCATTAGTAGAACCAATGTTCGCCGCTGTTGGCGTCGTCGATGACACTAAGAAATACTTCTGGGTAGTGAGTAAGTTGAAATCAAGTGAAGCCAAAGAACTGGGAGACGTACTGATGGATCCACTTGAGAATGGACAGTATGACAAGCTCAAAACTGCAATGATTGATAGATTATACTCAGAAAAAGAGGCGAAGAAGTTCGTAGGTGACAAACCTTCAGTTTTCTTTCTGCATCTCAAAATTCTTGGTCGTTTTCTGGTGCCCGAAGAAGTGATTCTTAAACTGTGGATGGAGCGTTTGCCTCTGCATGTGAAGACGATTCTGGAACTCGTTGCTAGGCAACCAAAGAAGGAACTTGACAAGGTCGCCATCACCAAGATCGCGGATGTAATCGCAGAGAATTTCGCGCCGAAATCTGTCGTGACAATGACAACAGATCAAGTTAAGATTTTACTACAAGAAGTAGCTGACTTGAAACAACAAATGGTTGAAATTAAAGCATTGGTTATGAAGCTCGTGGCGCAAAGAGACGGGCCACAGTCTCGTTCTAGAGGAAGATCTCGACGTCGTTCTACTTCTAGAAGTAGCTCAGCTGGTATTACTCGTGTGTGTTGGTACCATCGTGTTTATGGTGGTGATGCTCATAATTGCGTATCACCCTGCTCATATTAG
- the LOC125235462 gene encoding uncharacterized protein LOC125235462, with product MSFFNKSVEMRRKTSWMETGTAIFAFLNFISASVGVLLCLNVLFMYVYEAITHTDRIDAFMWSACIGTNFIANVSLVFAVLLYLGINRNKPCFILAYFIFGVIVVISLVAGLVVINQQEYAEKKLREVFCEYYEAFIYGTVGICIMYALLLTMICRTWVLMTSWPSGDRRILVNDYYESDWRSE from the exons atgagtttttttaataaatctgTGGAAATGAGGCGAAA GACATCTTGGATGGAGACAGGCACAGCAATCTTCGCATTTCTAAACTTT ATATCCGCCAGCGTCGGCGTCCTGCTATGCTTGAATGTGTTGTTCATGTACGTGTACGAAGCGATCACGCACACAGACAGGATCGACGCGTTCATGTGGTCCGCTTGCATTGGCACAAACTTCATCGCTAATGTGTCTTTGGTGTTCGCTGTGCTGCTTTATCTTGGCATAAACCgg AACAAACCATGTTTCATACTAGCCTACTTCATCTTTGGAGTCATAGTGGTAATTTCACTAGTCGCCGGACTAGTAGTAATCAACCAGCAGGAGTACGCAGAAAAGAAGTTGCGAGAAGTTTTCTGCGAATATTATGAGGCCTTTATCTATGGAACTGTTGGGATTTGCA tTATGTATGCCTTGCTGCTGACAATGATCTGCCGAACCTGGGTGTTGATGACATCGTGGCCCTCAGGCGACCGCAGAATACTAGTAAATGACTACTACGAATCAGACTGGAGATCTGAGTGA